In a genomic window of Babylonia areolata isolate BAREFJ2019XMU chromosome 3, ASM4173473v1, whole genome shotgun sequence:
- the LOC143280053 gene encoding uncharacterized protein LOC143280053: protein MFGIPVARMFANMFLLLKRACLNKWRTKGQHIKISCCVLLCALVPFNIMFYTRGCRHTKIFFNPDRPDSFRHGHPPKLPNHLFSEPLFGKEAVENAVELLAAPVTPIAHFIWCSNDYFQYQNYLSVLSIFKFLKPTAIHFHYVDIPELDADGYYQFFMDLRKDLPSMVLKSVSAWKACSSNVNTKFHFILDLLNTHGGIYVGENIVLAESLSQYRKKGFSISASGSSLDVVMMEKGFLDSKASRPSLSELLHQEEKSRFTCATEASYQKSANIPCVYVTKEIFPVNVWELGSDFGQLARWLTYGRTEILKPKPANSTVVPNIVHYVWLGDNHLKYFSYLSLLSALYVLNADMVYIHGDIEPKGQYWRKMRRHKRVTFVNRDVPGAIFSEPIIKFLSHASDYWRGDLLIRYGGVYMDWDVIWVNPIPEELRRYDTVACADFPATGAFPDVFNMGVLLAGPGSQYLRYFLESYHNYLDTHWSYNAIHMPYKVYEKHPDLLHVNRHLQVICAKGLCHPVWNPNFKDVSVHHLSSSPFDWHTDTLAMHWTYPDPEEFASEQSLSESISMFASVAKYVLRKAEHRLEKELV, encoded by the exons ATGTTTGGTATACCTGTGGCCAGAATGTTTGCAaatatgtttttgttgctgaaacGGGCATGTCTGAACAAGTGGCGCACCAAAGGGCAACACATCAAGATCTCATGCTGTGTGCTGCTCTGTGCTTTGGTTCCTTTCAACATCATGTTCTACACACGAGGCTGCCGTCACACCAAGATCTTTTTCAATCCAGATCGCCCCGATTCTTTCCGTCACGGCCACCCTCCAAAGCTCCCCAATCACTTGTTTTCAGAACCTCTTTTCGGCAAGGAAGCGGTGGAAAATGCTGTGGAATTGCTGGCAGCTCCTGTGACTCCTATTGCCCATTTCATCTGGTGCAGTAATGATTATTTCCAGTACCAGAATTACTTGAGTGTCCTTAGCATTTTCAAGTTTTTAAAACCCACAGCTATCCACTTTCATTATGTAGATATACCTGAACTGGACGCTGATGGCTATTATCAGTTTTTCATGGACCTTAGGAAAGATTTGCCAAGCATGGTGCTGAAGTCCGTGAGTGCCTGGAAAGCATGCAGCAGCAATGTCAACAcgaaatttcattttattcttgatCTCTTGAATACCCATGGTGGAATATATGTCGGCGAGAACATTGTCCTAGCGGAGTCCCTATCACAGTACAGAAAGAAGGGTTTCTCCATTTCAGCCAGTGGGAGTTCTTTGGACGTGGTCATGATGGAGAAAGGTTTTCTGGACTCAAAAGCTTCTCGACCTTCGCTGAGTGAATTACTTCACCAGGAGGAAAAGTCAAGGTTCACCTGCGCAACAGAAGCCTCCTACCAGAAGTCTGCCAACATTCCCTGCGTGTATGTGACCAAGGAGATCTTTCCTGTCAACGTGTGGGAACTGGGTTCTGATTTCGGGCAGCTTGCGCGCTGGCTGACTTACGGGAGGACGGAAATCCTCAAACCCAAGCCCGCCAACTCCACTGTGGTACCCAACATTGTGCACTACGTGTGGTTGGGAGACAACCACCTAAAGTACTTCTCCTACCTCAGCCTGCTGTCTGCCCTCTATGTCCTGAACGCCGACATGGTCTACATCCACGGGGACATTGAACCCAAGGGCCAGTATTGGCGCAAGATGAGACGACATAAGAGGGTGACTTTCGTCAACCGTGATGTTCCGGGGGCCATTTTCTCGGAGCCCATCATCAAGTTCCTTTCCCATGCCAGTGACTACTGGAGAGGGGACTTGCTGATCCGCTATGGCGGTGTGTACATGGACTGGGACGTGATATGGGTCAATCCAATCCCAGAGGAGCTGCGTCGTTACGACACGGTGGCCTGTGCTGATTTCCCAGCCACGGGGGCTTTTCCCGACGTGTTCAATATGGGTGTGCTGCTGGCGGGGCCGGGGTCGCAGTACCTGCGCTACTTCTTGGAGTCGTACCACAATTACCTGGACACTCACTGGTCATATAACGCCATCCACATGCCCTACAAGGTGTATGAGAAGCACCCAGACCTGCTTCATGTCAACAGGCATTTGCAG GTGATATGTGCTAAAGGCCTGTGCCACCCAGTGTGGAACCCCAACTTCAAGGACGTCAGCGTGCACCACCTGAGTTCGTCGCCGTTTGACTGGCACACAGACACCCTGGCCATGCACTGGACCTACCCCGACCCCGAGGAGTTCGCCAGCGAGCAGAGTCTGTCCGAGTCCATCTCCATGTTTGCCTCCGTGGCCAAGTACGTGCTGAGGAAGGCCGAGCATCGGCTTGAGAAGGAGCTGGTTTAG